A region of Saccharococcus thermophilus DNA encodes the following proteins:
- a CDS encoding Imm8 family immunity protein, which yields MIIPELFCLTIMDEDWGEEVDDFWIEIEADIGIKGDSDSAEVFTIYVTSPRRLGDMVEKSGLEIARGLFIMKDFNIKSVEDRLKKILAHCSRKTWNETALAISRYAIWEYEN from the coding sequence ATGATAATTCCTGAATTATTTTGTTTAACGATAATGGATGAAGACTGGGGAGAGGAGGTTGATGATTTTTGGATAGAAATTGAAGCGGATATTGGTATCAAGGGGGACTCAGATTCTGCTGAAGTATTTACTATCTATGTTACAAGTCCAAGAAGGTTAGGGGATATGGTGGAAAAGTCAGGATTGGAGATAGCTAGGGGATTGTTTATAATGAAAGACTTTAATATAAAAAGTGTAGAGGATCGTCTCAAAAAAATACTTGCCCATTGTTCAAGAAAAACCTGGAACGAAACAGCTTTAGCTATTAGTCGGTACGCTATTTGGGAGTATGAAAACTAA
- a CDS encoding IS1634 family transposase yields the protein MNVQVKKVYRNSYLNIISALFKKLGLPQLIDHLVPVDPQCQTRVSDAVQAILYNVFDGRQALVHLEHWAQEVDCEKLIRPDLHPSWLNDDALARHLDRLYEAGIHNVISTCLIHIYRKEGLSLRAFHADTTDKTVYGAYESASLEALQITHGYNRHHRWQKQIGFGLVGNEDGIPFYGDVHDGNLPDKTWNPEVLSRVHEQLKQAKIEDEWIYVADSAAMTKETLAQTKAANAFLITRGPSSLRIVKTALAEADAEDTTWSDPFTLAERNGATYRVWETASTYEGHPVRLIVVESSALDQRKGKTLEKERTKEAELLREEQARWERHPFSCREDAEQALASLKASLRPRFHRVEAAVEEIVRLKKRRGRPKKGAEPEVETLYFLHLDVEFDQDAWEQARRKASRFVLVTTVPKEWKGQPMDAQEILKLYKGQISVEMNFAFLKDPFFTDEIYVKKPERVAVLGYLFLLALAIYRVFQRRVRQFITPEHPLKGPGGRKLTRPTGQAIFQLFQYVNVVLFKLPDGRIQRSLDRSLTPDQRRILQGLGMDESIYV from the coding sequence ATGAACGTTCAAGTCAAAAAGGTCTATCGCAATTCTTATTTGAATATAATAAGTGCCCTATTCAAGAAACTGGGTCTGCCTCAATTGATTGACCATCTCGTGCCCGTCGATCCGCAGTGCCAAACGCGAGTCAGCGATGCCGTTCAGGCCATCCTCTACAATGTGTTTGACGGCCGGCAAGCCCTTGTTCACTTGGAACATTGGGCTCAGGAGGTCGATTGTGAGAAACTCATCCGTCCCGATCTCCATCCTTCCTGGTTGAACGACGATGCGTTGGCCCGTCATCTCGATCGCCTGTATGAGGCTGGCATTCACAACGTCATCAGCACTTGCTTGATTCATATTTATCGAAAAGAAGGCCTTTCCCTCCGAGCCTTCCACGCCGATACGACGGACAAGACCGTTTACGGCGCGTATGAATCGGCCTCGTTAGAGGCCTTACAAATCACACATGGCTACAACCGCCATCATCGTTGGCAAAAACAGATCGGTTTCGGACTGGTCGGCAACGAGGACGGCATCCCGTTTTACGGCGATGTGCACGATGGCAACCTGCCCGATAAAACATGGAATCCCGAGGTGCTGTCTCGTGTCCATGAACAGCTGAAGCAGGCCAAAATCGAAGACGAATGGATTTACGTGGCCGATTCCGCCGCGATGACGAAAGAGACCCTGGCGCAAACCAAAGCGGCCAACGCCTTTTTGATCACCAGAGGCCCTTCGTCGCTCCGGATCGTGAAAACCGCGCTGGCCGAAGCGGATGCTGAGGACACGACATGGAGCGATCCCTTTACGTTGGCGGAGAGAAACGGCGCCACGTACCGGGTATGGGAAACGGCCTCGACGTATGAAGGCCACCCCGTTCGGCTGATCGTTGTTGAATCGAGCGCGCTCGACCAGCGAAAAGGAAAGACGCTTGAAAAAGAACGAACCAAAGAAGCGGAGCTTCTTCGCGAGGAACAAGCCCGTTGGGAGCGTCACCCCTTCTCCTGCCGGGAAGATGCCGAACAAGCCTTGGCGTCCCTCAAGGCGTCCCTTCGCCCCCGGTTTCATCGGGTTGAGGCCGCGGTCGAAGAGATCGTACGCCTGAAAAAACGGCGCGGACGGCCGAAAAAAGGGGCGGAACCCGAGGTGGAGACGCTGTATTTCTTGCACCTTGACGTCGAATTCGACCAAGACGCGTGGGAACAGGCGAGACGGAAAGCGTCCCGGTTTGTCCTTGTCACGACCGTTCCGAAGGAATGGAAGGGCCAACCCATGGATGCCCAAGAGATCTTGAAGCTGTATAAAGGGCAGATCTCGGTGGAAATGAACTTCGCTTTTTTGAAAGATCCGTTTTTCACGGATGAGATTTACGTCAAAAAACCAGAACGGGTCGCAGTATTAGGCTATTTGTTTCTGTTGGCCTTGGCTATTTACCGCGTTTTTCAGCGCCGAGTGCGTCAGTTTATTACTCCAGAACACCCGTTGAAGGGTCCTGGAGGCCGCAAGCTGACCCGGCCGACGGGACAGGCGATTTTTCAGCTGTTTCAATATGTGAACGTCGTCCTGTTCAAGCTGCCGGATGGGCGCATCCAACGCTCACTGGATCGCTCCCTTACCCCTGATCAGCGAAGGATTCTGCAGGGATTGGGCATGGATGAGAGCATCTACGTGTAA